A section of the Flavobacterium sp. CG_23.5 genome encodes:
- a CDS encoding DUF3078 domain-containing protein: MKKTVLSIVFLLIIVSVNAQETSNDTIKFWTKKGNISLLFNQTAYNSKWLGGGTSNLAGNFGLNYDFNYKKEDIIWDNKFIAAYGLTKVKGSKVAKTDDRLELNSLWGKKAKGDWYYSMFFNMKTQMDVGYDNDGNGISHFFSPAYFQLGPGMLWKKSNNLSVNFSPATAKLILVHKHFTDFGSSFGVLQGDSSRFEFGASISAYYKLNVMTNISIENRLNLYSNYLDKPQNVDIDYQMNVVMRINKYVTANLAIQGIYDDNTIKAVQVREVFGLAANYGF; this comes from the coding sequence ATGAAAAAAACAGTACTTTCAATCGTTTTTCTTTTGATTATAGTTTCTGTCAATGCACAAGAAACTTCAAATGACACCATAAAATTTTGGACAAAAAAAGGAAATATTTCTTTGCTTTTTAATCAAACTGCTTATAACAGCAAATGGTTGGGCGGTGGAACTTCAAACCTTGCAGGGAATTTTGGTTTGAATTATGATTTCAATTACAAAAAAGAAGATATAATTTGGGACAATAAATTCATCGCAGCCTATGGCTTAACCAAAGTAAAAGGTTCTAAAGTCGCAAAAACAGATGATAGATTAGAGCTGAATTCGCTTTGGGGTAAAAAAGCCAAAGGCGACTGGTACTATTCTATGTTTTTCAATATGAAAACACAAATGGATGTTGGTTATGACAACGACGGAAATGGCATTTCTCATTTCTTCTCGCCTGCATATTTTCAATTAGGGCCTGGTATGTTGTGGAAAAAAAGCAATAATTTAAGTGTGAATTTTTCTCCGGCAACTGCAAAATTAATTTTGGTACACAAGCATTTTACGGATTTCGGTTCTTCTTTTGGCGTATTACAAGGAGATAGCTCCCGTTTTGAATTTGGCGCCAGTATTTCCGCCTATTACAAACTCAATGTAATGACAAATATTTCTATTGAAAATCGATTGAATTTATATTCCAATTATTTAGACAAACCACAAAACGTTGATATCGATTATCAAATGAATGTGGTTATGAGAATCAACAAATATGTAACTGCGAATCTAGCAATACAGGGAATTTATGATGATAATACAATCAAAGCGGTTCAAGTACGAGAAGTGTTTGGCTTAGCGGCCAATTACGGTTTTTAG
- a CDS encoding DUF2480 family protein, producing the protein MEEIINKVANSVLVVFDLEDYYPKEIRTQIDISQWLLEGFLLKEKDFREHLKNHDWSQYQDQYVAIGCSTDAIIPAWASILVAIQLAPYAKKIINGSIEDLDASLYEELLPKIDYSVYENKPVIIKGCSRKPVPMRAYVLAANYLQPFARSIMYGEACSAVPLYKAPKKG; encoded by the coding sequence ATGGAAGAAATAATAAATAAAGTTGCGAATAGTGTTTTGGTCGTATTTGATTTGGAGGATTATTATCCAAAGGAAATTCGTACGCAAATCGATATTTCTCAATGGCTTTTGGAAGGTTTTTTATTGAAAGAAAAAGACTTTAGAGAACATTTAAAAAATCACGATTGGTCACAATATCAAGATCAATATGTCGCGATTGGATGTAGCACAGATGCTATTATTCCGGCTTGGGCTTCGATTTTGGTGGCCATTCAATTAGCGCCATATGCAAAGAAAATCATCAACGGATCAATAGAAGATTTAGACGCTTCACTTTACGAAGAATTGCTGCCTAAAATTGATTACTCGGTATATGAGAATAAACCCGTAATTATAAAAGGGTGTTCTAGAAAACCAGTTCCAATGCGTGCTTATGTATTGGCTGCCAATTATTTACAGCCTTTCGCTAGAAGCATCATGTATGGAGAGGCTTGTTCTGCGGTTCCTTTATACAAAGCACCCAAAAAAGGATAA
- a CDS encoding SUF system Fe-S cluster assembly protein yields the protein MTQEIDTTELGESIVKILKTIYDPEIPVDIYELGLIYDVMVNTDYEVKILMTLTSPNCPVAESLPREVEEKVKSIEHVKDAEVEITFDPPWSKDLMSEEAKLELGML from the coding sequence ATGACACAAGAAATAGACACCACTGAATTAGGAGAATCAATCGTAAAAATATTAAAAACAATTTATGATCCGGAGATTCCTGTAGATATTTACGAATTAGGATTGATTTATGACGTAATGGTAAATACGGATTATGAAGTGAAAATTTTGATGACACTTACTTCTCCAAACTGTCCTGTGGCAGAGAGTTTACCTCGAGAAGTGGAAGAAAAAGTAAAATCGATTGAGCATGTAAAAGACGCCGAAGTTGAAATCACATTTGACCCGCCTTGGAGCAAAGATTTAATGAGCGAAGAAGCTAAATTAGAATTGGGAATGCTTTAG